The Anabaena sp. PCC 7108 region TCATGCGAATTGGCACAACAACATAGAAAATCCCTTGTAACTGATCAAAAGTCCAAATGGTATCTTTTACAACTTCTTTACGGATTGTTCGTCGTTGACCATAAGGGTAAATTGGTACAACAGGCCAGAACCGCCATGAAAAGTCCTGGGGATTAACATTTTCTATATTAACTATTTGTTCACCGTGAGTCACAAGGTTAAGGGCATCTATGTTGAAAGAGGCTATTTTTGCAGATATTTAAAACCATTGGGCAAAAGTATCCTTTTTTTTACCCAGTTTATGTATATGAAAAACCAGCCTGGTTTGAAGAATATCATGTAATCGACTCAGTTCACAACTCAAACTAATATCCACCAAACCCTGAAAATACAATTCTGGAGTTATATATTTTGATGCAAAAATAAACGGATTTATACGGCAATTAACTAAGTAAGTACTGAAAAGCAAAGTTGCCCAAAAACCTCTTTTCTTCTGCTTCCTGCTTTTTCAGAACGACAATTTTTAATGCCGACCTCCTTAAATACACACTAAATGTCATATTTAATTGTGGAAATAGAATTTTAACTGGCAATTCAATATAAAATCTAAAATTTAAAATCGCAAATCACCATGAAAAATCTAACTCCTAATTCTAGTTTCAGTGTTACCCTGCGTTTGCAAATTCCCAATCGGGTGGGGATGTTAGCATCTGTAACACAGGCCATTGCCGCTACTGGTGGTAATCTAGGACAAATTGATTTAATTGAGCAAACCCGCCAAGAATCTATACGTGATGTTACGGTTGATGCAGCTAGTACCGAACACGCGGAAACAATTGTTCAAGGTGTAAAAATATTACCAGATATTAAAGTAATCAGTGTTTATGACCGCACCTTTAATTTACATCGGGGTGGCAAAATCAGTATTGTTAGTAGAATTCCTTTAAGAAGTGTTTCTGACTTAGCAATGGCTTACACTCCCGGAGTCGGTCGGATTTGTACAGCGATCGCTCAAAATCCAGAGGAAGTGTACAACCTGACTATCAAAAACAACACCATAGCGATTGTCACTGATGGTAGTGCTGTCTTGGGTTTGGGTAATTTGGGACCTGAAGCAGCTTTACCTGTGATGGAAGGGAAAGCCATGCTGTTTAAGGAATTTGCTGGACTGGATGCTTTTCCCATCTGTCTGGATACTCAAGATACAGATGAGATTGTCAAAGCTGTCAAAAACATCGCCCCGGTATTTGGTGGTGTGAATTTGGAAGATATCGCTGCACCGCGCTGTTTTGAAATTGAAAAAAGACTGCGAGCAGAATTAAATATCCCGATTTTTCATGATGATCAACATGGGACAGCAATTGTCACTTTGGCGGCATTGTTTAATTCTCTAAAACTTGTGCAAAAATCTATTGCAGATATACGCATTGTGATTAATGGTGCAGGTGCGGCTGGGGTAGCGATCGCTCGTTTACTCCGCAAAGCTGGAGCAGAACACATCTGGATGTGCGATTCTAAGGGGATTATATCCACTACTCGTACAGATTTAACCCCAGAAAAACTGGAATTTGCCGTTAAAGCCCAAGGAACTTTAGCCGGTGCAGTCCAAGGTGCAGATGTGTTTATCGGTGTCAGCGCACCGGGAGTTTTGACACCAGAAATGGTACAAGGCATGACGAAAGATGCAATTGTGTTTGCAATGGCTAATCCCATTCCCGAAATTCAACCAGAATTAGCCCCTAAAAATGTCGCTGTCATGGCTACGGGTCGGAGTGACTACCCCAACCAAATTAATAACGTCCTGGCGTTTCCTGGGGTGTTTCGTGGGGCTTTAGATTGTCGGGCTAGTACGATTACTACTACTATGTGTTTAGAAGCTGCCAGTGCGATCGCTTCTTTGGTCAAACCGGCGGATTTGAATCGGGAACATATTATTCCTTCTGTCTTTGACAAGCGTGTTGCTAATGCTGTAGCTGCTGCTGTTCAACAAGCCGCACGGGAAGAAGGTATTGCTCAAAGTTAGAGTTTGTTAGTTTGTGGGATGGGCATCTTGCCCGTCCTGATGCTAAAATAGATTGAATTTTTTCTCTCGCAGAGGCGCGGAGTTGCAGAGAAAGTATAAGTTATTTGTATGGGATTTTGGGAAAAAATATTTTCTCAATTATTGCGGGTCTATTCTCATTATTATTGAGAATTTTGTCAATAAATTTACGAGTTTTGGTGATTTCAGCTAGGGGGCTTGACAGTGTTCCGAGTTTTGGGTATGCTAATGTTATATCTAGAAATCTGTTCGCGCAGCATATATAAGGTTTCTATTCATCAAGATAATTATTTCCAAAAGAAATCTTATATTTTTATTTACTATCTGGCTGATGAATTAACAGTTAGTTCATTTTTTACAGAAGGATGTACAGGATATTATTGAATGATTTTTGGTGAGGAGTTGGTGATTTTTATTTATCAGAATCAGGATTTCCAGGATTTGAAGATTTTCAGGATGTTATTGGATGATTTTTGGTGGGGAGTTGGTGATTTTTATTTGTCTGATAGCGAAGCGTGGCGTAGCCATATCAGGATTTCCAGGATGTGGGTTTAAAGTATGATGATAAATTATCATTCCTAAATAAAATCTGCTAAACAACTACCTAATTTTAAATTGTCTATATTTTCAAAATCACTATCATAGGTAAATAAAATTAAATCATGTTGAATTGCTGTAGATGCAATCCAAATATCATTAGTAGGTATAGGTTTTCCTTTTTTTCGTAATTGAGAATAAATGAGAGCATAATATTCTGATGTTTTCTCATCTACAGGAAATATTTTAACTCTAGGAGATTGCATGAATTTATCTAATTCATAACGATTAATTTCTGGTTTATTTCCTAATGCAAAACCTCCTAGTAATTCTCCAAAGATGATAGAATTGATGGCAATAATATCTACATTTGCAATTATTGTAACTGCTTCATTTTGATTACGTTTAAAAGCAGTATAAGCATTAGTATCTAGTAAGATTGATTTTATTGCCATAACTTTTGATCAATTTCATTAAATTGTTGAGTATTAAGTAAAAATTCAGTTTCATCTTCTTTTGTCCATGTTCCAGCAAGATAATCTAAATCATGGTAAGGATAGGAATTAGAAAGATGTTTTTCTGAAGTTTCCAATGTTTCTGAATGTTTCATTTTATTTATTTTACCAGTAAATTCTTTTATCAATTGATAAAGGTTATTTAGTTCTTGTTCTGGTATTTTGTCAATTTCTGCTTGAATCAGTTCTTTCATAGTCATAGCTTTTACTGCTGATGGGAATTGATTATATTATTATATCGTAATAAGTTATTTGTCTGATATGGCTACGCCACGCTTCGCTATCAGACAATTGAGAAATTCATATTCGGGAAAATTGTCGTAAACTTGGACAATATGCGGATGATAGCATTTTGATAAATCTAAGGCTTCCTTTCTAAACCTCTTTTGTCTTTCCGCAAAGTCTGGTTTTTCTCGTTGTTCGCGGTTGAGGGTTTTAATCACAACCAACCTGTTTTCTTCTGTATCTTCTGCAAGATA contains the following coding sequences:
- a CDS encoding type II toxin-antitoxin system VapC family toxin, producing the protein MAIKSILLDTNAYTAFKRNQNEAVTIIANVDIIAINSIIFGELLGGFALGNKPEINRYELDKFMQSPRVKIFPVDEKTSEYYALIYSQLRKKGKPIPTNDIWIASTAIQHDLILFTYDSDFENIDNLKLGSCLADFI
- a CDS encoding protein kinase, which translates into the protein MWTPNTALQNGQYIIKKVIGGGGFGETYLAEDTEENRLVVIKTLNREQREKPDFAERQKRFRKEALDLSKCYHPHIVQVYDNFPEYEFLNCLIAKRGVAISDK
- a CDS encoding malic enzyme-like NAD(P)-binding protein, with translation MKNLTPNSSFSVTLRLQIPNRVGMLASVTQAIAATGGNLGQIDLIEQTRQESIRDVTVDAASTEHAETIVQGVKILPDIKVISVYDRTFNLHRGGKISIVSRIPLRSVSDLAMAYTPGVGRICTAIAQNPEEVYNLTIKNNTIAIVTDGSAVLGLGNLGPEAALPVMEGKAMLFKEFAGLDAFPICLDTQDTDEIVKAVKNIAPVFGGVNLEDIAAPRCFEIEKRLRAELNIPIFHDDQHGTAIVTLAALFNSLKLVQKSIADIRIVINGAGAAGVAIARLLRKAGAEHIWMCDSKGIISTTRTDLTPEKLEFAVKAQGTLAGAVQGADVFIGVSAPGVLTPEMVQGMTKDAIVFAMANPIPEIQPELAPKNVAVMATGRSDYPNQINNVLAFPGVFRGALDCRASTITTTMCLEAASAIASLVKPADLNREHIIPSVFDKRVANAVAAAVQQAAREEGIAQS